The Elgaria multicarinata webbii isolate HBS135686 ecotype San Diego chromosome 1, rElgMul1.1.pri, whole genome shotgun sequence genome has a window encoding:
- the CWC25 gene encoding pre-mRNA-splicing factor CWC25 homolog isoform X1 codes for MGGGDLNLKKSWHPQTLRNVEKVWKAEQKHEAERKKIEELQRELHEERAREEMQRYAEDVGAVKKKDEKLEWMYQGPGGMVNRDEYLMGRPVDKYVFEPMEDKESGCSSETGFLPGSIFASTGANSALDMASKVREDPLFMIRKREEEKKREVLNNPVKMKKIKELLQSSLEEKKKKKKKKKKKEEKKKKEKEKKKKHQKHRHHSPSSSENEQIKAKSWEKMDSSLEPLHPKMPGYGLQVRDTGRERTLSHKLQQRTKSENRYLLPESHSGKKSTYMMELSSHRRSRSPRHNKQHHSKEQKAKTGGRSPSPKKEDHRRQQTSSRKLSAEELEKRRQEMMENAKWREEERMNNVNRHKKEEERERALEKLGHGKFIHHIKLESASTSSLEDRVKRNIHSIQRTAAALEKNFMQR; via the exons ATGGGGGGCGGCGATCTG AACTTGAAGAAAAGCTGGCATCCACAAACCTTGCGTAATGTGGAAAAAGTTTGGAAGGCGGAACAGAAACATGAAGCTGAAAGGAAGAAAATTGAAGAGCTGCAGCGGGAGTTGCACGAAGAGCGAGCACGAGAGGAAATGCAGCGTTATGCAGAGGACGTGGGTGCAGTCAA gaaAAAAGATGAAAAGTTGGAATGGATGTACCAAGGACCAGGAGGCATGGTGAACAGAGATGAATACCTTATGGGCCGTCCAGTTGACAAGTATGTCTTTGAGCCAATGGAGGACAAGGAATCAGGCTGCTCTTCTGAGACGGGCTTTCTGCCAGGCTCTATCTTTGCTTCCACAGGGGCCAACTCTGCCTTGGATATGGCCAGCAAAGTTCGAGAAGATCCACTTTTTATGATAAG GAAGcgggaagaagagaagaagcggGAAGTTCTGAACAATCCTGTAAAAATGAAGAAGATCAAAGAATTG TTGCAAAGCAGtttggaggagaagaagaagaagaagaagaaaaagaagaagaaggaggagaagaaaaagaaggagaaagagaagaaaaagaagcaccaAAAACACCGGCACCACAGTCCTAGCAGCAGTGAAAATGAACAGATTAAAGCCAA GTCATGGGAGAAAATGGACAGTTCTTTGGAGCCTCTTCATCCTAAAATGCCAGGATATGGCTTACAG GTTCGAGATACTGGCCGTGAAAGGACTTTGTCCCACAAGCTCCAACAGAGGACTAAGTCAGAGAATCGGTACCTATTGCCAGAGAGCCATTCTGGCAAGAAGAGCACATATATGATGGAGCTGAGCAGTCACAGGAGGTCAAGGTCACCTAGACACAATAAACA GCACCACAGCAAGGAACAGAAGGCAAAAACAGGAGGTAGGAGCCCTTCCCCTAAGAAAGAAGACCACAGAAGGCAACAGACTTCAAG TAGAAAACTCTCGGCAGAAGAGCTGGAGAAAAGACGTCAAGAAATGATGGAGAATGCTAAGTGGCGGGAAGAGGAAAGGATGAACAATGTGAACAGACATAAAAAAGAAGAGGAACGGGAGCGAGCCCTGGAGAAACTTGGCCATGGGAAGTTCATACA CCACATAAAACTGGAGAGTGCATCTACCTCCTCCCTTGAAGACAGGGTCAAGAGGAATATTCACTCTATCCAAAGGACAGCCGCAGCCCTGGAAAAAAACTTCATGCAGAGATGA
- the CWC25 gene encoding pre-mRNA-splicing factor CWC25 homolog isoform X2: MGGGDLNLKKSWHPQTLRNVEKVWKAEQKHEAERKKIEELQRELHEERAREEMQRYAEDVGAVKKKDEKLEWMYQGPGGMVNRDEYLMGRPVDKYVFEPMEDKESGCSSETGFLPGSIFASTGANSALDMASKVREDPLFMIRKREEEKKREVLNNPVKMKKIKELLQSSLEEKKKKKKKKKKKEEKKKKEKEKKKKHQKHRHHSPSSSENEQIKAKSWEKMDSSLEPLHPKMPGYGLQVRDTGRERTLSHKLQQRTKSENRYLLPESHSGKKSTYMMELSSHRRSRSPRHNKQHHSKEQKAKTGGRSPSPKKEDHRRQQTSRKLSAEELEKRRQEMMENAKWREEERMNNVNRHKKEEERERALEKLGHGKFIHHIKLESASTSSLEDRVKRNIHSIQRTAAALEKNFMQR, encoded by the exons ATGGGGGGCGGCGATCTG AACTTGAAGAAAAGCTGGCATCCACAAACCTTGCGTAATGTGGAAAAAGTTTGGAAGGCGGAACAGAAACATGAAGCTGAAAGGAAGAAAATTGAAGAGCTGCAGCGGGAGTTGCACGAAGAGCGAGCACGAGAGGAAATGCAGCGTTATGCAGAGGACGTGGGTGCAGTCAA gaaAAAAGATGAAAAGTTGGAATGGATGTACCAAGGACCAGGAGGCATGGTGAACAGAGATGAATACCTTATGGGCCGTCCAGTTGACAAGTATGTCTTTGAGCCAATGGAGGACAAGGAATCAGGCTGCTCTTCTGAGACGGGCTTTCTGCCAGGCTCTATCTTTGCTTCCACAGGGGCCAACTCTGCCTTGGATATGGCCAGCAAAGTTCGAGAAGATCCACTTTTTATGATAAG GAAGcgggaagaagagaagaagcggGAAGTTCTGAACAATCCTGTAAAAATGAAGAAGATCAAAGAATTG TTGCAAAGCAGtttggaggagaagaagaagaagaagaagaaaaagaagaagaaggaggagaagaaaaagaaggagaaagagaagaaaaagaagcaccaAAAACACCGGCACCACAGTCCTAGCAGCAGTGAAAATGAACAGATTAAAGCCAA GTCATGGGAGAAAATGGACAGTTCTTTGGAGCCTCTTCATCCTAAAATGCCAGGATATGGCTTACAG GTTCGAGATACTGGCCGTGAAAGGACTTTGTCCCACAAGCTCCAACAGAGGACTAAGTCAGAGAATCGGTACCTATTGCCAGAGAGCCATTCTGGCAAGAAGAGCACATATATGATGGAGCTGAGCAGTCACAGGAGGTCAAGGTCACCTAGACACAATAAACA GCACCACAGCAAGGAACAGAAGGCAAAAACAGGAGGTAGGAGCCCTTCCCCTAAGAAAGAAGACCACAGAAGGCAACAGACTTCAAG AAAACTCTCGGCAGAAGAGCTGGAGAAAAGACGTCAAGAAATGATGGAGAATGCTAAGTGGCGGGAAGAGGAAAGGATGAACAATGTGAACAGACATAAAAAAGAAGAGGAACGGGAGCGAGCCCTGGAGAAACTTGGCCATGGGAAGTTCATACA CCACATAAAACTGGAGAGTGCATCTACCTCCTCCCTTGAAGACAGGGTCAAGAGGAATATTCACTCTATCCAAAGGACAGCCGCAGCCCTGGAAAAAAACTTCATGCAGAGATGA